Within Primulina tabacum isolate GXHZ01 chromosome 5, ASM2559414v2, whole genome shotgun sequence, the genomic segment CGTACCTAGAATTAGCCAAACGGCTTGCTGACAGAAATTTCTTCATTTATTTGTGTTCAACTCCTGCAAATCTAAGCTCCATAAAGAGCAAAATTAGTGAAAAACTTGCTCTCAAAATTCAACTGATTGAATTGCATTTGCCTGTTTTACCCAATCTTCCCGCGAGTTATCACACTACAAATGGCCTCCCACCCCATCTGATGCCAGTCCTCAAAAATGCCTTTGAGATGtcaaccttaaaattttcgttTATTCTCAAAACTGTCAAGCCTGATCTGTTGATATACGATTTTCTTCAACCATGGGCTCCTCTAGCTGCTGCAGCTATTAAAATCCCTGCGGTTGAGTTTATTACCAGCAGTGCCACGATGACTGCCTTCATGTTTCACTTTTTCAAGACACCAGATGTCGAGTTTCCGTTCCCTTCGATATTTTATCGTGATTATGAGTTTGTTCATCGCGCCAAGTTGCTGGAGTCGACGGTGGATGAGCAAGTGAAAGAGATTGCCTTTCAAGGGATTGAGAGATCGAATGGGATTGTTTTGGTGAAAGGTTTCGAAGAAGTTGAAGGAAGATACATTGATTATCTTTCTAAGTTGCTTGGGAAGAAAGTTGTTCCTGTGGGCGCTTTGGTTTCTGACCCTAGTGTTGAAGTGGATGAGACGTCCGAAGTTATGGATTGGCTGGACCAGAAAGGTGAGAAATCCACagtttttgtttcttttggtagtgaatattttctgaaaaatgatGATATGAACGAACTTGCTCATGGTTTAGAGCTGAGCAAAGTGAATTTCATATGGGTCGTAAGGTTTCCTAAAGGAGAAAAAATCGAACTCGAAGAATCTCTACCAGAAGGGTTCTTGGGGAGGGTTAAAGGAAGGGGTTTGGTGGTTAGGGGATGGGCTCCACAGAACAAAATCTTGGGGCATGAGAACATTGGCGGATTTATTAGCCATTGCGGATGCAGTTCAATACTAGAAGGCATGTATTTTGGGGTTCCAGTCATAGCCATGCCAATGCACCTTGACCAACCTATCAATGCTAGGCTAATTGAAGAATTAGGCATTGGATCAGAGGTCGTGAGAAACAAATTCGGGAGGCTCGACAGGGCTGCAGTGGCGGCGGCCATACAGAAAGTGGTCGTGGATAGTGGCGGAGAATCTATTCGGACAAACGCGAGAGCGTTGAGCGACAAAATGAGAATGAAGAGGGATGCGGAGATTGATGACGTTGTCCGTGAGTTTGAGAAACTTTGTTCCGACAGTAAACGTGTGTCGCAGTGCTGATAATGCTAGCTGTTTTTACGTAATGttcgattttatgtttttagatATGTAAGATCGAATGTTTTTGGCTTGTTTAGGTTTGTAGCATGCATGCATGGCATGCAATGGAACCATCGAATTTCAGTCGTCACAAATAAATTATGTAATTCCCTTTGAGACgtctaaatatatattaattaatactCAGAAATTAGTTACTTACCATCAATTGCATTTCATGTCGAGTCTTGAATGGAAAACTAATTTTGGTCGCTTGTTTTGATTCGCAAGTACGAACTTGACTAATTATTAGCCTATATGTGGAAATTAGCAACTTGAAAAGTTATTAATCAAAAACTAAATCAAAGTATCTAATTGGATTACAAGGGGAATCTTGTATTTGTATATCAAAATAGAAATATTTATATGGTAtggtaaatttaattatatacttataaacCAATCTTCAACCGCACTCTAAGATAATGAACGATTCTCGATTTATGAACCACCCAAATTAAATGcgggaaaaaaattatttgggtAATTGTTAATTAAACCATATGAAATTGCTTAATCACTTCCAAAtccaaaaatttattatatattaacaCGAAAGAgaacatatttttttccttcctgattttcaataaaaatattttccgaGCTTTTGGGTTTGTGCCCAGACATGGtacaacataatcaatatcaaaaccAAAATTAAGACAATCTTCCCAGAAACATAAATGATCAGCAAGAGCTAGAGCCAGAAGCTTATGTCACAAAATCCAGAATGAGATTCTATcgactttttaaaaatatttccatCCTTccatgaaaatgtcaaaaaaccAACTTTATTATTGTaaagattatgatatatattttaaaagatcGAATATTAATATTCAATCTTGTTTGATAGTGGTTTCACAAGTCTGGAAAAAATATTGTTGTAATAAATAATAAgattatgatattattttattattatttggtaattgaatatatatgtatgataaaataataagatTTGATTGTGGTTTCACAAGTCtggaaaaaaatattgttatatAAGTTAAAAGAAAATCAGTCTATGGGAAAAAAAATATGACAAAATGAGGTATGGTATACCCGGAGTAACATTTcacatatttttaattgattatcCCGTGAATCccgtatatttttattttgaatcgataattatctagtgaacctcgcatatttttattttgagttCAGACGATCAATCTAACACATAGGAATCTTGTTACTCCAGATGAAGCTCAGACTCAACTAACAAAATGCTCCGAGTAATGTTGATGTTTCTCTACAATAATGATCATGACTAGTACGTTATGTCCTGTTAAATATGTTCATATTGCTATTTAATATAACTGGCTTTTGTAGCTGTTGGTAAAAGTTGAACATTTGCTTCAATTGTGGGCTTTAGCAACGAAATCTTTTTATTGAATATCTCCATCCactaaaaaataaagatacaatattaataaaattattcccCACCAAAATAACGTGATAATATCACAAGGAATAACATAAATTAAAGTT encodes:
- the LOC142544115 gene encoding beta-D-glucosyl crocetin beta-1,6-glucosyltransferase-like, whose protein sequence is MESLMNDKVTIRVLMFPWLAYGHLSPYLELAKRLADRNFFIYLCSTPANLSSIKSKISEKLALKIQLIELHLPVLPNLPASYHTTNGLPPHLMPVLKNAFEMSTLKFSFILKTVKPDLLIYDFLQPWAPLAAAAIKIPAVEFITSSATMTAFMFHFFKTPDVEFPFPSIFYRDYEFVHRAKLLESTVDEQVKEIAFQGIERSNGIVLVKGFEEVEGRYIDYLSKLLGKKVVPVGALVSDPSVEVDETSEVMDWLDQKGEKSTVFVSFGSEYFLKNDDMNELAHGLELSKVNFIWVVRFPKGEKIELEESLPEGFLGRVKGRGLVVRGWAPQNKILGHENIGGFISHCGCSSILEGMYFGVPVIAMPMHLDQPINARLIEELGIGSEVVRNKFGRLDRAAVAAAIQKVVVDSGGESIRTNARALSDKMRMKRDAEIDDVVREFEKLCSDSKRVSQC